The following coding sequences lie in one Takifugu rubripes chromosome 8, fTakRub1.2, whole genome shotgun sequence genomic window:
- the tmem102 gene encoding transmembrane protein 102, which translates to MDSLMNAVAPRSPAPAKKPSEVDFRSGAALDQLSSQVSELVLLEQRDFGDQTALEVHTAKDFIFNMLGLVQKIDQRLPVANEYLLLSGGAREGVLDLNPEDLGDYAKGADFDLDFTLLVPALKLHDRNQPVTLDMRHSPPCHSWLSLRLCDSKILSRWSVCCQEENGLSPEEEEEEEGDTGKGAIPSLGSPQALDGCYFSPALVTGWFWGVVSEAVEELRRSPQRGIPTPDRLERNGPLTTIILQAGSSRVLYDLLPVVSFRGWPAVAQGWLTANHFWDGKITEEEAISGFYLLPCCSALGGRPDREWRLAFSRSEVQLKKCIPYPMAQAFQAAKAVLARILARPRTGLGLYHLRTLLFWACDRLPSTYLSCSDADTPGRLLLGLLDDLAHCILGKNCPNYFLPQCNMLEHLSDAQALLVARKLAHVRSDPSEHLRAALDQAQQAGHLKKELTASTNGHGSPGHQPSNGIISPSEDKLAQRLQQLVTENPGKSISVFLNPDDVTRPHFRIDDKFY; encoded by the exons ATGGATTCCCTGATGAACGCGGTGGCGCCGCGGTCCCCGGCCCCCGCCAAGAAACCCTCGGAGGTGGACTTCCGCTCCGGGGCCGCCCTGGATCAGCTGTCGTCCCAGGTGTCGGAGCTGGTCCTGTTGGAGCAGAGGGACTTCGGGGACCAGACTGCCTTAGAGGTCCACACTGCCAAGGACTTCATCTTCAACATGCTAG GTCTGGTCCAGAAGATTGACCAGCGCTTGCCCGTAGCTAATGAGTACCTGTTACTATCTGGTGGGGCACGGGAGGGAGTCCTGGACCTGAACCCGGAGGACCTGGGGGACTACGCGAAGGGAGCGGATTTTGACCTGGACTTCACTCTGTTGGTCCCTGCTCTCAAGCTTCATGACCGCAACCAGCCGGTCACTCTGGACATGAGGCACTCCCCGCCCTGCCACTCCTGGCTCAGCCTGCGCCTCTGCGACTCCAAAATCCTCTCCCGATGGAGCGTCTGCTGCCAAGAGGAGAACGGACTCtcccccgaggaggaggaggaggaggagggagataCGG gGAAAGGCGCCATCCCATCCCTGGGGTCTCCTCAGGCTCTGGACGGATGCTACTTTTCCCCCGCCCTGGTGACAGGCTGGTTCTGGGGGGTGGTGAGCGAGGCCGTGGAGGAACTGAGACGCAGCCCCCAGAGGGGGATTCCCACTCCGGATCGGCTGGAGAGAAACGGACCCCTGACCACCATAATCCTGCAG GCGGGCTCCAGCCGGGTCTTGTACGACCTGCTTCCCGTGGTTTCGTTCCGAGGCTGGCCCGCCGTGGCCCAAGGCTGGCTGACCGCCAACCACTTCTGGGATGGGAAGATCACGGAGGAGGAGGCCATATCGGGCTTCTacctgctgccctgctgctccgctctgggTGGTCGTCCTGACCGGGAGTGGAGGCTGGCGTTCTCCCGCAGCGAG GTCCAGCTGAAGAAGTGCATCCCCTACCCCATGGCTCAAGCTTTCCAAGCAGCCAAAGCTGTGCTCGCTCGCATCCTGGCCCGCCCACGTACGGGCCTCGGCCTCTACCACCTACGCACCCTCCTCTTCTGGGCCTGTGACCGGCTTCCCTCCACCTACCTGTCCTGCTCCGATGCCGACACCCCCGGTCGcctcctcctgggcctcctGGATGACCTAGCGCACTGCATCCTGGGGAAAAACTGCCCAAACTACTTTCTGCCCCAGTGCAACATGTTGGAGCATCTGAGTGATGCCCAGGCGCTCCTGGTGGCCAGGAAGCTCGCCCACGTGCGCTCCGATCCCAGCGAGCACCTCCGGGCGGCTCTGGACCAAGCCCAGCAGGCGGGCCATCTTAAGAAGGAGCTAACGGCTAGCACAAATGGTCACGGGTCCCCTGGCCATCAGCCATCCAACGGCATCATCTCTCCTTCAGAGGACAAACTAGCACAGcgactgcagcagctggtgaCGGAGAACCCGGGGAAATCCATATCGGTGTTCCTTAATCCCGACGATGTCACCAGACCACATTTCCGCATCGACGACAAGTTTTACTga
- the tmem256 gene encoding transmembrane protein 256 encodes MNASVVVRRLAALSGASAVGAGAYGAHGFKSSNPDDYRVVLFEIANKYHFYHSLALLGAAHCRKPAVAGGLLLAGMGMFCGSLYHQALTGDPGMSKAAPYGGMALMAGWLAIVL; translated from the exons ATGAACGCGTCTGTTGTCGTCCGGAGACTAGCGGCTCTGTCAGGGGCTTCGGCGGTCGGTGCCGGCGCATACGGCGCTCACG GTTTCAAAAGCAGCAACCCTGATGACTACCGAGTTGTG ctaTTTGAAATCGCCAACAAATACCATTTCTATCACAGCCTGGCCCTGCTGGGGGCCGCCCATTGTCGCAAACCCGCTGTG GCTGGTGGACTCCTGCTAGCGGGAATGGGGATGTTTTGTGGCTCTCTGTACCACCAGGCCCTGACAGGAGACCCTGGCATGAGCAAGGCTGCCCCTTATGGGGGCATGGCTCTGATGGCGGGGTGGCTGGCAATCGTTCTCTGA